The Miltoncostaea oceani genome includes a region encoding these proteins:
- a CDS encoding PKD domain-containing protein, whose product MRTRRRVIPLLLAAAASLAVALPIVGGAVPSGAVLPDLVADPPAFPALEQHTFPDASQSLLLRFDGYVHNIGPGPLEVRGSNRSGAEFQTTRQYVQTPSGMQATDPPTAGKYPRILYETQDGHNHFHLQKIARYSLWNQARTAEVAPGQKVGFCLEDTQRRETTGPANPVYENLNFCNQGNPSATSLTTGISAGWRDRYGASLAMQWVDVSDVQPGVYRLGAEIDTDNVIQEASEANNTVAFAAADTTIPGYRAQAVNAGTLPAAQASTITLRSQTFGSPGARRFRIASLPANGVLRSGTTVLAVGSTITGDTVTYTPNGGASGPDTFTYTALDSTSQFPRTPAAAAVTLTVGTAPVETTVAISGAPATLNKGTSAQLTATVLNGSPGVTWAVNGVTGGNATVGTITTAGLYVAPATVPAGGAVTIRATSTAVPTAFDEVSIQIVDPGPVDPAPDPGTNFVANGSFETNLTNWTTWQASLSRVQLADAPLGVTVARVARTAGTSFTLDDTPDSVTNATAGTTYTGAAYVKSAATASLGATVRVHLRERSASGAVLRTISGPTVTLTDSFQRVSAQVSPQAAGNRIEIYLAHLNAVAGSAFYVDAVSLTNGQGGNQPPTASFGANTLNPTVGQQVTFSDNSTDEDGTIAARAWDLDGDGAFDDGTGQTATWTYTAPGTVTARIRVTDDDGASAIGTRTVTVTSSAPANTPPVASFDASTLTPQTGATVTFTDTSTDSDGTITARAWDLDGDGFDDGTGTTASRVYTTAGPVTVRLRVTDDDAAETIASRTLTVSATTPSNTPPVASFDASTLTPLVGATVTFTDTSTDSDGTITARAWDLDGDGFDDGTGATASRAYTTAGPVTVRIRVTDDDAAETIASRTLTVSSAPPGGTNLIANGSFETNLTGWTTWQASLAREQVAGTPAGSWAVKVTRTTGTAFTLDDAPTTVTSTVATTYHARVAVRAATSSAVGKPFELFFRERNPSGTVLRNFAGPTVVLTNSFQVATADLAPLAAGNQLEVYYSTKQAVTGMAVYIDDAQLRTD is encoded by the coding sequence GTGAGAACCCGACGCCGCGTCATCCCCCTCCTGCTCGCCGCCGCCGCGAGCCTCGCCGTCGCGCTGCCCATCGTGGGCGGGGCCGTCCCCAGCGGGGCCGTGCTCCCCGACCTGGTCGCCGATCCGCCGGCCTTCCCGGCGCTCGAGCAGCACACGTTCCCGGACGCCTCGCAGTCCCTGCTGCTGCGCTTCGACGGCTACGTGCACAACATCGGCCCCGGGCCCCTCGAGGTGCGCGGCTCGAACCGCAGCGGGGCGGAGTTCCAGACGACGCGGCAGTACGTCCAGACGCCCTCGGGCATGCAGGCGACCGACCCGCCGACGGCCGGCAAGTACCCGCGGATCCTGTACGAGACGCAGGACGGCCACAACCACTTCCACCTGCAGAAGATCGCCCGCTACTCGCTGTGGAACCAGGCCCGCACGGCCGAGGTCGCCCCGGGTCAGAAGGTCGGCTTCTGCCTCGAGGACACGCAGCGCCGTGAGACCACCGGCCCCGCGAACCCGGTCTACGAGAACCTCAACTTCTGCAACCAGGGCAACCCGTCGGCGACGAGCCTGACCACCGGCATCTCCGCCGGGTGGCGGGACCGGTACGGCGCGAGCCTCGCGATGCAGTGGGTGGACGTCTCCGACGTCCAGCCGGGCGTGTACCGCCTCGGCGCCGAGATCGACACGGACAACGTGATCCAGGAGGCGAGCGAGGCGAACAACACCGTCGCCTTCGCCGCCGCCGACACGACCATCCCGGGCTACCGCGCCCAGGCCGTCAACGCCGGGACGCTCCCCGCGGCGCAGGCGTCCACCATCACCCTGAGGTCGCAGACGTTCGGCAGCCCCGGCGCCCGGCGCTTCCGCATCGCGAGCCTCCCGGCCAACGGGGTGCTGCGCAGCGGCACCACCGTGCTCGCCGTCGGCTCGACGATCACGGGCGACACCGTCACCTACACCCCGAACGGCGGCGCGAGCGGCCCCGACACCTTCACCTACACGGCCCTCGACTCGACCAGCCAGTTCCCGCGCACCCCGGCCGCCGCCGCGGTCACCCTGACCGTCGGCACCGCCCCGGTGGAGACGACCGTCGCGATCTCCGGCGCCCCCGCGACCCTCAACAAGGGCACGAGCGCGCAGCTCACCGCCACCGTCCTGAACGGCTCGCCCGGCGTCACCTGGGCGGTCAACGGCGTCACGGGCGGCAACGCCACCGTCGGCACCATCACGACCGCCGGGCTGTACGTCGCCCCCGCCACCGTGCCCGCGGGCGGCGCGGTCACGATCCGCGCCACCAGCACCGCGGTCCCGACGGCCTTCGACGAGGTGTCCATCCAGATCGTGGACCCGGGCCCCGTCGACCCCGCGCCGGACCCCGGCACCAACTTCGTCGCCAACGGCTCCTTCGAGACGAACCTCACCAACTGGACCACCTGGCAGGCCAGCCTCTCCCGGGTGCAGCTCGCCGACGCGCCCCTCGGCGTCACCGTCGCCCGCGTCGCCCGCACCGCCGGGACCTCGTTCACCCTCGACGACACACCCGACTCGGTCACCAACGCGACGGCCGGGACCACCTACACCGGCGCCGCGTACGTGAAGTCGGCGGCCACCGCGTCGCTCGGCGCGACGGTGCGGGTGCACCTGCGCGAGCGGAGCGCCTCCGGCGCCGTGCTGCGCACCATCAGCGGCCCGACCGTGACGCTGACCGACAGCTTCCAGCGGGTCAGCGCCCAGGTCTCGCCGCAGGCGGCGGGCAACCGGATCGAGATCTACCTCGCGCACCTGAACGCCGTCGCGGGCAGCGCGTTCTACGTGGACGCCGTCTCCCTGACGAACGGCCAGGGCGGCAACCAGCCCCCGACCGCCTCCTTCGGTGCGAACACCCTCAACCCGACGGTCGGCCAGCAGGTCACGTTCAGCGACAACTCCACGGACGAGGACGGCACCATCGCGGCGCGCGCCTGGGACCTCGACGGCGACGGCGCCTTCGACGACGGCACCGGCCAGACGGCGACGTGGACCTACACCGCCCCCGGCACCGTCACGGCGCGCATCCGGGTCACCGACGACGACGGCGCCAGCGCGATCGGCACCCGCACCGTCACCGTGACCTCGTCGGCGCCGGCGAACACGCCGCCCGTCGCCTCGTTCGACGCGAGCACCCTCACCCCGCAGACGGGGGCGACGGTCACGTTCACCGACACGTCCACCGACTCCGACGGCACGATCACCGCCCGCGCATGGGACCTCGACGGCGACGGCTTCGACGACGGCACCGGCACCACCGCCTCGCGGGTCTACACCACCGCCGGCCCGGTGACGGTGCGCCTGCGTGTCACCGACGACGACGCCGCCGAGACCATCGCGTCGCGGACGCTCACCGTGTCGGCGACCACGCCGTCGAACACGCCGCCGGTCGCCTCCTTCGACGCGAGCACGCTCACCCCGCTCGTCGGCGCGACCGTGACGTTCACCGACACGTCCACCGACTCCGACGGCACGATCACCGCCCGCGCCTGGGACCTCGACGGCGACGGCTTCGACGACGGCACCGGCGCCACGGCGTCCCGCGCCTACACCACCGCCGGCCCGGTCACGGTGCGCATCCGCGTCACCGACGACGACGCCGCCGAGACGATCGCGTCGCGGACGCTGACGGTCTCGTCGGCGCCGCCGGGCGGCACGAACCTGATCGCGAACGGCTCGTTCGAGACGAACCTGACGGGATGGACCACGTGGCAGGCGAGCCTCGCCCGCGAGCAGGTGGCCGGCACCCCCGCGGGCAGCTGGGCCGTGAAGGTGACGCGCACCACGGGGACGGCGTTCACGCTCGACGACGCGCCGACCACCGTCACCTCGACCGTCGCGACGACCTACCACGCCCGCGTGGCGGTCCGCGCGGCCACCAGCTCGGCGGTGGGCAAGCCGTTCGAGCTGTTCTTCCGCGAGCGCAACCCGTCCGGTACCGTCCTGCGCAACTTCGCAGGACCGACGGTCGTCCTGACGAACAGCTTCCAGGTCGCGACCGCCGATCTGGCCCCGCTCGCCGCGGGCAACCAGCTCGAGGTCTACTACAGCACCAAGCAGGCGGTCACCGGGATGGCGGTCTACATCGACGACGCGCAGCTGAGGACCGACTGA
- a CDS encoding IS481 family transposase, with amino-acid sequence MAHRKAKLTPLGRMLLVERIEVLGWPVRVAAESMGVSAATAYKWRARFRVEGLKGLEDRSSRPHRCPHQADSARVARVLGLRSERRWGPHRIAYALGIARSSVYAILRRAGHSRLSDFDRPTRRIVRYQRERPGELVHIDVKRLARIPDGGGHRLLGRQAGRPNQARTGRHLDFVHAAVDDCTRLAYVEVHPDERAATCAGFLRRAAAFLSRHGVVIEGVMTDRALAYCRSADFRGALADLAARHVVIAPYRPQTNGKVERFNRTLIEEWAYLRLYRSNTERLACLAAWVDTYNRRRPHTALGGLTPMDALLNNVRGNYS; translated from the coding sequence GTGGCTCATCGTAAGGCGAAGCTGACGCCGCTTGGCAGGATGCTGTTGGTCGAGCGGATCGAGGTGCTGGGGTGGCCGGTGCGGGTGGCCGCCGAGTCGATGGGGGTCTCGGCGGCCACCGCCTACAAGTGGCGGGCGCGTTTCCGTGTCGAGGGCCTCAAGGGACTCGAGGATCGAAGCTCGCGCCCGCACCGCTGCCCCCACCAGGCCGACTCGGCGCGGGTCGCGCGCGTCCTCGGGCTCCGCTCAGAGCGCCGCTGGGGTCCGCACCGGATCGCCTATGCGTTGGGGATCGCCCGCTCGAGTGTCTATGCGATCCTGCGGCGGGCGGGGCACAGCCGCCTCTCCGACTTCGACCGGCCCACCCGCCGCATCGTGCGCTACCAGCGCGAGCGCCCGGGAGAGCTCGTGCACATCGACGTCAAGCGGCTGGCGCGCATCCCCGACGGGGGCGGCCACCGGCTGCTTGGCCGCCAGGCCGGCCGGCCCAACCAGGCCCGCACGGGACGCCATCTGGACTTCGTGCACGCCGCCGTCGATGACTGCACCCGCCTCGCCTATGTCGAGGTGCACCCCGACGAGCGCGCGGCGACGTGCGCCGGGTTTCTGCGCCGGGCCGCCGCCTTCCTCTCCCGTCACGGCGTGGTGATCGAGGGCGTGATGACCGACCGGGCCCTGGCCTATTGCCGCTCGGCGGACTTTCGCGGTGCCCTGGCCGATCTGGCGGCGCGCCATGTCGTGATCGCGCCCTACCGGCCCCAGACCAACGGGAAGGTCGAGCGGTTCAACCGGACCCTCATCGAGGAGTGGGCCTACCTACGCCTGTATCGCTCGAACACCGAACGCCTGGCCTGCCTGGCGGCGTGGGTCGACACCTACAATCGGCGCCGACCCCACACCGCCCTCGGCGGCCTGACCCCCATGGACGCCCTCCTCAACAACGTCCGTGGGAACTACAGCTAG
- a CDS encoding aspartate-semialdehyde dehydrogenase, translating to MFNVAVVGATGAVGSTMLRVLEERGFPVTELRPLASARSEGRAIDYLGQDRTVRTLTADAFEGIQIALFSAGSSRAKEFAPAAVEAGAVVIDNSSAYRMDPAVPLVVPEVNEKALEGHGGIVANPNCVAAPLVVALKPLADAVGLERLVVSSYQSVSGTGQAAVTELREQSAGFLAGDEPEPSVYPHPIAFNVLPHIDTFDESGYTGEERKVADETRKMLGLPDLRVSATCVRVPVIRAHSAAVHIETTDALTADDARRLLMAAPGVVLVDEPMQARYPMPRDAFGRDEVLVGRIREDSSHPRGLVLWLSSDNLRKGAATNAVQIAESLVTRGWL from the coding sequence ATGTTTAACGTCGCCGTGGTCGGCGCCACCGGCGCCGTGGGCAGCACCATGCTGCGGGTCCTCGAGGAGCGGGGCTTCCCGGTCACCGAGCTGCGGCCGCTGGCGTCCGCCCGCAGCGAGGGCCGCGCGATCGACTACCTCGGCCAGGACCGCACCGTGCGGACCCTCACCGCGGACGCGTTCGAGGGGATCCAGATCGCCCTCTTCTCGGCCGGCAGCAGCCGCGCGAAGGAGTTCGCCCCCGCTGCGGTCGAGGCGGGCGCCGTCGTCATCGACAACTCGAGCGCGTACCGGATGGACCCCGCGGTCCCGCTGGTCGTCCCCGAGGTGAACGAAAAGGCGCTGGAGGGCCACGGCGGCATCGTCGCCAACCCGAACTGCGTCGCCGCGCCGCTCGTCGTGGCCCTGAAGCCGCTCGCCGACGCCGTCGGCCTCGAGCGGCTCGTGGTGTCGAGCTACCAGTCCGTCAGCGGCACCGGCCAGGCGGCCGTCACCGAGCTGCGCGAGCAGTCGGCCGGCTTCCTCGCCGGCGACGAGCCGGAGCCGTCGGTCTACCCGCACCCGATCGCGTTCAACGTCCTCCCGCACATCGACACGTTCGACGAGAGCGGGTACACGGGCGAGGAGCGCAAGGTCGCCGACGAGACGCGCAAGATGCTCGGGCTGCCCGACCTGCGGGTCAGCGCCACCTGCGTCCGGGTCCCCGTGATCCGCGCCCACTCGGCGGCGGTCCACATCGAGACCACCGACGCGCTGACGGCCGACGACGCCCGCCGGCTGCTCATGGCGGCGCCCGGCGTGGTGCTCGTGGACGAGCCGATGCAGGCCCGCTACCCGATGCCCCGCGACGCGTTCGGGCGCGACGAGGTGCTGGTCGGCCGCATCCGCGAGGACTCCTCGCACCCGCGCGGCCTGGTGCTGTGGCTTTCGAGCGACAACCTGCGCAAGGGTGCCGCCACCAACGCCGTGCAGATCGCCGAGTCCCTCGTCACGCGGGGCTGGCTCTAG
- a CDS encoding aspartate kinase yields the protein MGLRTMKFGGSSVADADKIITVAKRIAAAREAGDDVVAVVSARGKTTDGLVAMANEISDRPDPREMDMLLSTGERISCALMAMALHDLGHEAISFTGSQAGILTDGSHTKAKIMEIRAERLREALDGGAIVLVAGFQGVSTDGRNVTTLGRGGSDTTAVALAAALGADVCEIYTDVTGVFTADPRVEPGARKLPLVSHEEMLEMAATGSKVLALRSVEFARRHDVPLHVRSSFLPEDGTWITKETPDMENAIVTGLSHRSDEAKVMVSGVENRPGVAAQIFTALADRNLNVDTIIQNQSVGEGADVTFTVPLDELRPALETIEGIRDALGYRELTSDDQIGKVTLIGAGMKSEPGVAAKMFRVLGEQGINLQMIDTSTIRITVVIDRREVERAVRALHDAFDLAGEAARRADV from the coding sequence ATCGGCCTGAGGACCATGAAGTTCGGCGGCAGCAGCGTCGCCGACGCCGACAAGATCATCACCGTCGCGAAGCGCATCGCCGCGGCGCGCGAGGCCGGCGACGACGTCGTCGCCGTCGTGTCCGCGCGCGGCAAGACGACCGACGGCCTGGTGGCGATGGCCAACGAGATCTCGGATCGCCCCGATCCGCGCGAGATGGACATGCTGCTGTCGACGGGCGAGCGCATCTCGTGCGCCCTGATGGCGATGGCCCTGCACGACCTCGGCCACGAGGCGATCTCGTTCACCGGGTCGCAGGCGGGCATCCTCACCGACGGCTCGCACACGAAGGCCAAGATCATGGAGATCCGGGCCGAGCGGCTGCGCGAGGCGCTCGACGGGGGCGCCATCGTCCTCGTCGCGGGCTTCCAGGGCGTCTCGACCGACGGCCGCAACGTCACCACCCTCGGGCGCGGCGGGTCGGACACGACCGCCGTGGCCCTCGCCGCGGCCCTCGGGGCCGACGTCTGCGAGATCTACACGGACGTCACCGGGGTCTTCACCGCCGACCCGCGGGTCGAGCCGGGCGCGCGCAAGCTGCCCCTCGTCAGCCACGAGGAGATGCTCGAGATGGCGGCGACGGGCTCCAAGGTGCTCGCGCTGCGGTCCGTCGAGTTCGCCCGCCGCCACGACGTCCCACTGCACGTCCGCTCCTCGTTCCTGCCCGAGGACGGCACCTGGATCACGAAGGAGACACCCGACATGGAGAACGCGATCGTCACGGGCCTGTCGCACCGCAGCGACGAGGCCAAGGTGATGGTGTCGGGCGTGGAGAACCGCCCCGGCGTCGCCGCGCAGATCTTCACCGCGCTGGCCGACCGGAACCTCAACGTGGACACGATCATCCAGAACCAGAGCGTGGGGGAGGGCGCGGACGTCACGTTCACCGTTCCGCTCGACGAGCTGCGTCCCGCCCTCGAGACGATCGAGGGGATCCGCGACGCGCTCGGCTACCGTGAGCTGACGAGCGACGACCAGATCGGCAAGGTCACGCTGATCGGCGCCGGCATGAAGTCGGAGCCCGGTGTCGCCGCGAAGATGTTCCGCGTGCTCGGCGAGCAGGGGATCAACCTCCAGATGATCGACACCAGCACCATCCGCATCACCGTCGTCATCGACCGGCGCGAGGTCGAGCGGGCCGTCCGCGCCCTCCACGACGCCTTCGACCTGGCCGGCGAGGCCGCGCGGCGCGCCGATGTTTAA
- a CDS encoding magnesium transporter CorA family protein, whose product MHEKVIVGGPEDPGFEWVDLHAPSARELEDLHARYGIAVDRMPAGGRAPRPGILDEGDYTVVTLVGAVESDLDDGLGEVRCIIGPGWLVTVHDQPCAALATTPRAERGPAGALEAVARALVTSLVDLVRGLDGDVEAIEDGRPGDLAAVRRRLAGLRRAVLPQRDVLLRLSQGEGLDDAGEAVTRALRNGSERMAQIGGEVEVLREALHDAMTDRQNDVVKRLTAVAVIFLPLTFLTGFFGQNFPWLVAHIGGGAWFVVLGLLLPVLAVVGLLAVLRRYGWL is encoded by the coding sequence GTGCACGAGAAGGTGATCGTCGGAGGGCCCGAGGACCCCGGCTTCGAGTGGGTCGACCTCCACGCGCCCTCGGCGCGGGAGCTGGAGGACCTGCACGCCCGGTACGGGATCGCCGTCGACCGCATGCCCGCCGGCGGGCGCGCGCCGCGCCCGGGGATCCTCGACGAGGGCGACTACACCGTCGTGACCCTCGTCGGCGCCGTCGAGTCGGACCTCGACGACGGCCTCGGGGAGGTGCGCTGCATCATCGGGCCGGGCTGGCTCGTGACGGTGCACGACCAGCCCTGCGCCGCGCTGGCCACGACGCCCCGGGCGGAGCGCGGGCCCGCGGGGGCGCTGGAGGCCGTCGCCCGGGCCCTCGTCACCTCGCTCGTCGACCTGGTGCGCGGCCTCGACGGCGACGTGGAGGCCATCGAGGACGGCCGGCCGGGCGACCTCGCCGCCGTCCGCCGCCGCCTCGCCGGGCTCCGCCGGGCCGTCCTGCCGCAGCGCGACGTGCTGCTGCGCCTCAGCCAGGGGGAGGGGCTCGACGACGCCGGGGAGGCCGTCACCCGGGCCCTGCGCAACGGCTCGGAGCGGATGGCGCAGATCGGCGGGGAGGTCGAGGTGCTCCGCGAGGCGCTCCACGACGCGATGACCGACCGCCAGAACGACGTCGTTAAACGGCTCACCGCCGTCGCCGTGATCTTCCTGCCGCTGACGTTCCTGACGGGGTTCTTCGGGCAGAACTTCCCGTGGCTCGTCGCCCACATCGGGGGAGGGGCGTGGTTCGTCGTGCTGGGCCTCCTCCTGCCCGTGCTGGCGGTGGTCGGGCTGCTCGCGGTGCTGCGGCGGTACGGCTGGCTTTAG
- the recR gene encoding recombination mediator RecR, translating into MLTPSIERLVTELARLPGIGPRSAQRLAFHMMKAPKERSRGLAEALVEMADRLRPCAVCFSFAEAELCPICADPRRDPSLLCAVEEPSAILPIERTHEYRGRYHVLGGALSPIDGVDPGDLRIAELVARIEADDVVELVIATNPTMSGEATALHLADLVRGRVRVTRLASGLPVGADLEHADELTLGRALLGRREL; encoded by the coding sequence GTGCTCACCCCCTCCATCGAGCGGCTCGTCACCGAGCTGGCGCGCCTGCCGGGCATCGGCCCGCGCAGCGCGCAGCGGCTGGCGTTCCACATGATGAAGGCGCCGAAGGAGCGCTCACGCGGCCTCGCGGAGGCCCTCGTCGAGATGGCGGACCGCCTGCGGCCGTGCGCCGTGTGCTTCAGCTTCGCCGAGGCGGAGCTGTGCCCGATCTGCGCGGACCCCCGGCGCGACCCCAGCCTGCTCTGCGCCGTCGAGGAGCCGTCGGCGATCCTCCCGATCGAGAGGACCCACGAGTACCGCGGCCGGTACCACGTGCTCGGCGGCGCGCTCTCGCCGATCGACGGGGTCGACCCCGGCGACCTGCGGATCGCGGAACTGGTCGCGCGGATCGAGGCCGACGACGTCGTCGAGCTGGTGATCGCGACCAACCCGACGATGTCGGGGGAGGCGACCGCCCTCCACCTCGCCGACCTGGTGCGCGGACGGGTGCGGGTCACGCGCCTGGCGAGCGGGCTGCCGGTCGGCGCCGACCTGGAGCACGCCGACGAGCTCACCCTGGGGCGCGCCCTGCTGGGGCGTCGCGAGCTCTAG
- a CDS encoding YbaB/EbfC family nucleoid-associated protein has translation MNPQKMMKQMQKMQEDMARVQAELQQESVTGTAGGGAVTARVSGGLELLEITIDPAAVDPDDVELLQDVIVAAVNEAMRAAQEHAQNRLGSITGGLSGLGLPGL, from the coding sequence ATGAACCCGCAGAAGATGATGAAGCAGATGCAGAAGATGCAGGAGGACATGGCCCGCGTGCAGGCCGAGCTCCAGCAGGAGTCCGTCACGGGCACCGCGGGCGGCGGCGCCGTCACCGCGCGCGTCAGCGGCGGCCTGGAGCTGCTCGAGATCACGATCGACCCGGCCGCGGTCGACCCCGACGACGTCGAGCTGCTGCAGGACGTCATCGTCGCCGCCGTCAACGAGGCCATGCGGGCCGCGCAGGAGCACGCCCAGAACCGCCTCGGCTCGATCACCGGCGGCCTCTCGGGTCTGGGGCTGCCCGGCCTCTAG
- the dnaX gene encoding DNA polymerase III subunit gamma/tau: protein MSEAGTSLYNRHRPATFADMVGQDHVARALGNALRSGHPAQGFLFSGPRGTGKTTTARILARCLNCQTSPGPTSEPCGHCDSCLRTGHQDWMDVIEVDAASSARRIDEMREWLETVRYAPVACRYRVTIMDEAHQITPDAASALLKTLEEPPPHLVVILCTTHPWEILGTIRSRLQHYVLRKPGLPALVRVLERVARAEGIETTESALDILARAADGSYRDALGLLDQISTYAGGRVEPGDALELLGAVARETIFELVDLMAAGEAAGAFELLQETLDGPVDPEQAMRGLVTHLRFVCLLQQGARPRDEWAFAPEEIARLQAQANQLADAQVVRGLDLLADAQVRIRHGGADPRLQLELVAARLSRPSLDPSTAALAARIEALEAGRPAAAPARPAPPAAPPPVAPAPVAAAEPAAASAPAPPPAAATPPPPAPAGLPDLDDVDDVLDGDPGREDEAPLAAAPAPAPAAPPPHDPSAPADLEHMTRLWTQVLELLEREAPPTRGFLDGSRPAVVGDGAMEVAVTSTMRASMLGRPEHRERVRGAVRTVSGHTLAIDFVPGEAPVQTISERPAEPKDHESLLDELKTMFGAVEEGGDRT, encoded by the coding sequence GTGAGCGAGGCGGGCACGAGCCTGTACAACCGCCACCGGCCGGCGACCTTCGCCGACATGGTGGGGCAGGACCACGTCGCCCGGGCGCTCGGGAACGCGCTGCGCTCGGGGCACCCCGCCCAGGGCTTCCTGTTCTCGGGGCCGCGCGGGACGGGCAAGACCACGACCGCCCGCATCCTCGCGCGGTGCCTCAACTGCCAGACGAGCCCCGGCCCCACCTCGGAGCCCTGCGGCCACTGCGACTCGTGCCTGCGGACCGGCCACCAGGACTGGATGGACGTCATCGAGGTCGACGCCGCCTCGAGCGCCCGCCGCATCGACGAGATGCGCGAGTGGCTCGAGACGGTCCGGTACGCGCCCGTCGCCTGCCGGTACCGGGTGACGATCATGGACGAGGCGCACCAGATCACCCCCGACGCGGCGAGCGCCCTCCTGAAGACGCTCGAGGAGCCGCCGCCGCACCTCGTCGTCATCCTCTGCACCACCCACCCGTGGGAGATCCTCGGGACGATCCGGTCGCGGTTGCAGCACTACGTGCTCCGCAAGCCGGGCCTGCCGGCGCTGGTCCGGGTGCTCGAGCGGGTCGCCCGCGCCGAGGGCATCGAGACCACCGAGTCCGCCCTCGACATCCTCGCCCGCGCCGCCGACGGGTCGTACCGCGACGCCCTCGGCCTGCTCGACCAGATCTCGACGTACGCCGGCGGGCGCGTCGAGCCGGGCGACGCCCTCGAGCTGCTCGGCGCCGTCGCCCGGGAGACGATCTTCGAGCTCGTCGACCTGATGGCCGCCGGTGAGGCCGCCGGCGCGTTCGAGCTGCTGCAGGAGACCCTCGACGGGCCGGTCGACCCCGAGCAGGCGATGCGCGGCCTCGTGACCCACCTGCGGTTCGTCTGCCTCCTGCAGCAGGGGGCGCGCCCCCGCGACGAGTGGGCGTTCGCACCCGAGGAGATCGCCCGCCTGCAGGCGCAGGCGAACCAGCTCGCCGACGCCCAGGTGGTCCGCGGGCTCGACCTGCTCGCCGACGCCCAGGTGCGGATCCGCCACGGCGGCGCCGACCCGCGCCTGCAGCTCGAGCTGGTCGCCGCCCGGCTGAGCCGCCCCTCGCTCGACCCGTCCACCGCCGCCCTCGCCGCCCGCATCGAGGCGCTCGAGGCGGGCCGCCCCGCCGCGGCCCCGGCCCGTCCCGCGCCCCCCGCCGCGCCGCCCCCCGTCGCCCCGGCGCCGGTCGCCGCGGCGGAGCCCGCGGCCGCGTCCGCGCCCGCGCCGCCGCCCGCCGCGGCCACCCCGCCGCCGCCGGCCCCCGCGGGCCTGCCCGACCTCGACGACGTCGACGACGTGCTCGACGGCGACCCGGGACGCGAGGACGAGGCGCCCCTCGCCGCCGCCCCGGCCCCGGCCCCGGCCGCGCCGCCGCCGCACGATCCGTCCGCCCCCGCCGACCTCGAGCACATGACCCGCCTGTGGACGCAGGTCCTCGAGCTGCTCGAGCGGGAGGCGCCGCCGACGCGGGGCTTCCTCGACGGGTCGCGGCCCGCCGTGGTCGGCGACGGCGCCATGGAGGTCGCCGTCACGAGCACGATGCGGGCCAGCATGCTCGGGCGCCCCGAGCACCGCGAGCGCGTCCGCGGCGCCGTGCGGACCGTGTCGGGCCACACGCTCGCGATCGACTTCGTGCCGGGCGAGGCGCCGGTGCAGACGATCTCCGAGCGCCCCGCGGAGCCGAAGGACCACGAGTCGCTGCTCGACGAGCTGAAGACGATGTTCGGGGCCGTCGAGGAGGGCGGCGACCGCACCTGA